One genomic segment of Desulfocapsa sulfexigens DSM 10523 includes these proteins:
- a CDS encoding 2-hydroxyacid dehydrogenase — MKPCIVFVGPDFAYENLNVQFSSKVHLVHPDATQQDVAKAMTGAVAFLDASMKVHLTNDMFANSPDICIISCATTGSDHIDREVLDKRGVQVRTLREDLDLLMNLTPAAELSWGLLMACARKIPSALEHIRSGSWNRELFPGIMIKGKQLGIVGCGRIGGWMARYANAFGAEVVGYDPYQEVLPENVRRVSLEELFEQSDFISAHVHLTEDTKEMLGAKLFNRIKPGAIFINTSRSGICDEDALLSVLLSGRLGGAGLDVLNGEPDISGSPLIAYARTHDNLIITPHCGGFSPDAVKLVCDRAMGKIMDKLNL; from the coding sequence ATGAAACCTTGTATTGTTTTTGTCGGTCCTGATTTTGCTTATGAGAATCTTAACGTTCAATTCTCCAGTAAAGTTCATTTGGTACATCCAGATGCTACACAGCAAGATGTCGCTAAAGCAATGACTGGCGCTGTTGCTTTTTTGGATGCTTCAATGAAGGTTCATTTGACAAATGATATGTTTGCAAACTCCCCTGATATTTGCATTATTTCCTGCGCTACCACTGGGTCTGATCATATAGATAGAGAGGTTTTAGATAAGCGAGGTGTTCAGGTCAGGACCCTGCGTGAAGATCTTGATCTATTGATGAATTTAACTCCTGCCGCAGAATTATCCTGGGGATTATTGATGGCATGTGCCAGGAAAATCCCTTCAGCATTGGAGCATATACGTTCTGGATCTTGGAATCGTGAACTTTTCCCTGGGATTATGATAAAAGGAAAGCAACTTGGGATAGTGGGCTGTGGCAGAATTGGTGGCTGGATGGCTCGTTATGCTAATGCTTTTGGTGCAGAAGTCGTGGGGTATGACCCGTACCAGGAAGTATTACCGGAAAACGTGAGGAGGGTCTCTCTTGAAGAGTTATTTGAACAGAGTGATTTTATTTCAGCCCATGTTCATTTGACCGAAGACACAAAGGAAATGCTTGGTGCAAAACTATTTAACCGTATAAAGCCTGGGGCAATTTTTATTAATACTTCTCGGAGTGGGATTTGCGATGAAGATGCTTTGCTGAGTGTATTGCTTTCTGGTCGTTTAGGCGGGGCTGGCCTTGATGTATTAAATGGGGAGCCGGACATATCAGGTTCGCCATTGATTGCTTATGCCAGGACACATGATAACTTGATAATCACCCCTCATTGTGGCGGTTTCTCCCCAGATGCTGTTAAACTTGTCTGTGATAGAGCAATGGGTAAGATCATGGACAAACTTAACCTATGA
- the neuC gene encoding UDP-N-acetylglucosamine 2-epimerase yields the protein MSRKVCIVVNSRANYGRIKTVLTAVKNHPDLELQLIVGASALLDRFGSVIDIIKKDGFEPTSVIYSIVEGENLTTMAKSTGLAIQELTSQFENLKPDVALTVADRFETMATAITASYMNIPLAHTQGGEVTGSIDESVRHAITKLAHIHFPATQKAADNIIRMGEDPSTVYVTGCPAIDICNKSSVDELSSDFFENYKGVGPGIDPFKPYIVVLQHPVTTEFGQGFFQINETLEAIRNIDMQIVWLWPNVDAGSDDISKGLRVYREKYSPKNIHFFRNFSPEDYVKLIGNCKCLVGNSSSGIREGAWLGTPNVTIGSRQFGRECGDNVIHVGYQRDEIEKAIKFQLKHGEYSSNHLYGDGHADEKIANILATATFNINKKLCY from the coding sequence ATGTCAAGAAAAGTCTGTATTGTTGTAAATAGCAGGGCTAACTATGGCCGAATAAAAACGGTCCTTACTGCGGTGAAAAATCATCCTGATCTTGAACTGCAGCTTATCGTAGGAGCCTCTGCGTTACTTGATCGATTTGGCAGTGTCATAGATATAATTAAAAAGGATGGTTTTGAACCTACTTCAGTAATTTATAGTATTGTTGAGGGTGAAAACCTTACAACTATGGCAAAGTCAACCGGGCTTGCTATTCAAGAGTTAACAAGTCAGTTCGAGAATCTGAAGCCGGATGTTGCATTGACAGTAGCGGACCGTTTTGAGACAATGGCAACTGCCATCACTGCCAGTTATATGAATATTCCTCTCGCGCATACTCAAGGTGGTGAAGTGACTGGTTCCATTGATGAGTCGGTTCGTCATGCAATCACCAAACTTGCTCATATACATTTTCCTGCAACTCAGAAAGCAGCTGATAATATAATCCGGATGGGAGAGGATCCAAGCACTGTATATGTGACCGGTTGTCCTGCTATTGATATTTGTAACAAAAGTAGTGTTGATGAACTATCATCTGATTTTTTCGAGAATTACAAAGGAGTTGGGCCAGGAATTGATCCTTTTAAACCCTATATAGTTGTGTTGCAACATCCTGTAACGACTGAGTTTGGACAAGGGTTTTTTCAGATTAATGAAACTCTAGAAGCTATTCGCAATATTGATATGCAAATAGTATGGCTTTGGCCAAACGTTGATGCTGGTTCGGATGATATCTCCAAAGGCTTACGGGTATACCGTGAGAAGTATAGCCCTAAAAACATCCATTTCTTTAGAAACTTTTCACCTGAGGATTATGTTAAACTTATTGGTAATTGCAAATGCTTAGTCGGAAATTCAAGTTCTGGAATTCGTGAAGGTGCATGGTTGGGGACACCGAATGTGACCATTGGTTCCCGTCAGTTTGGGCGTGAATGTGGTGACAATGTTATTCATGTTGGTTACCAAAGAGATGAAATTGAAAAGGCGATTAAATTTCAATTAAAGCATGGTGAATATTCAAGCAACCACCTGTACGGCGATGGGCATGCAGATGAAAAAATAGCCAATATTCTTGCTACAGCTACTTTTAACATCAACAAAAAACTCTGTTATTGA